From the genome of Haloterrigena sp. KLK7, one region includes:
- a CDS encoding adenylate kinase, protein MAQPRILILGAPGAGKGTQSAKITEEFDVDHITTGDALRGNKDMDISDMDTEYDTPREYMDRGELVPDAVVNAIVEEALSQADGFVLDGYPRNLEQAEELEGMTDLDVALMLDVSQEELVDRLTGRRVCSECGTNYHVEYDQPEEEGVCDECGGELIQRDDDTEETVRERLEVYRENTEPVIEHYDEQGDLERVDGERAPDEVWEDVKATIEDAA, encoded by the coding sequence ATGGCACAGCCACGAATTCTGATCCTGGGTGCGCCCGGGGCAGGAAAGGGGACCCAGAGCGCGAAGATCACGGAGGAGTTCGACGTCGACCACATCACCACTGGCGACGCCCTCCGCGGGAACAAGGACATGGACATCTCCGACATGGACACGGAGTACGACACCCCGCGAGAGTACATGGACCGCGGCGAACTCGTCCCCGACGCGGTCGTCAACGCCATCGTCGAGGAGGCCCTCTCCCAGGCCGACGGCTTCGTCCTCGACGGCTATCCGCGGAATCTCGAGCAGGCCGAGGAGCTCGAGGGTATGACCGATCTGGACGTCGCCCTCATGCTCGACGTCAGCCAGGAGGAACTGGTCGACCGGCTCACCGGTCGCCGCGTCTGTTCCGAGTGCGGAACCAACTACCACGTCGAGTACGACCAGCCCGAAGAGGAGGGCGTCTGTGACGAGTGCGGCGGCGAACTGATCCAGCGCGACGACGACACCGAGGAGACGGTCCGCGAGCGCCTCGAGGTCTACCGAGAGAACACCGAACCCGTCATCGAACACTACGACGAGCAGGGCGACCTCGAGCGCGTCGACGGCGAGCGAGCGCCCGACGAGGTCTGGGAGGACGTGAAGGCGACGATCGAAGACGCGGCGTAG
- the coxB gene encoding cytochrome c oxidase subunit II, protein MPLQETRVDVFEDIFLVFLGLGTLVGVVVVSYVLYNAYKYRDDGEAKDDESLPTVGELPTGGKGGKKLFLSFGISAVIVISLVIWTYGMLLYVEDPQDEFDEEPVEIEVTGENFAWYFEYANGIESSTTMRVPADHPVAIETTSGDVWHTFGVPDLRVKADAIPGEYDETWFMADEAGTEHEIKCFELCGRGHTAMTGTVQVMEEEAFNEWLNNQLTLEVTIEDQNETPVTEGYEMTLEHTENAQYEEDLVHNYTADDFDENGTISLDHEDLQQGGEYNVTITFEDDQYETIEETTEITRPSSETFTVGSANETDNGNGNNESADGGGGE, encoded by the coding sequence ATTCCGTTGCAGGAGACACGCGTCGACGTGTTCGAGGACATCTTCCTGGTGTTTCTCGGACTCGGGACGCTCGTCGGTGTCGTCGTGGTCTCGTATGTCTTGTACAACGCGTACAAGTATCGGGACGACGGCGAGGCGAAAGACGACGAGTCGCTGCCGACAGTCGGGGAACTACCGACAGGTGGAAAGGGTGGAAAGAAGCTGTTCCTATCGTTCGGTATCAGCGCCGTCATCGTCATTTCGCTGGTGATCTGGACGTACGGGATGCTCCTGTACGTCGAGGATCCCCAGGACGAGTTCGACGAGGAACCGGTCGAGATCGAAGTCACCGGCGAGAACTTCGCCTGGTACTTCGAGTACGCGAACGGCATCGAATCGAGCACCACAATGCGCGTTCCGGCCGATCACCCGGTCGCAATCGAGACGACGTCAGGAGACGTCTGGCACACGTTCGGCGTACCCGACTTACGGGTGAAAGCCGACGCAATTCCGGGCGAGTACGACGAGACGTGGTTCATGGCCGACGAAGCCGGCACGGAACACGAAATCAAATGTTTCGAACTCTGCGGTCGAGGACACACGGCCATGACCGGTACGGTTCAGGTCATGGAAGAAGAGGCGTTCAACGAGTGGCTCAATAACCAACTGACGCTCGAGGTCACGATCGAGGATCAGAACGAAACGCCGGTCACCGAGGGCTACGAGATGACCCTCGAGCACACCGAGAACGCCCAGTACGAGGAGGACCTCGTGCACAACTACACCGCCGACGACTTCGACGAGAACGGGACGATCAGTCTCGACCACGAGGACCTCCAGCAGGGCGGTGAGTACAACGTGACGATCACGTTCGAGGACGACCAGTACGAGACGATCGAGGAGACGACCGAGATCACCCGTCCTTCGAGCGAGACCTTCACGGTCGGAAGTGCTAACGAAACGGATAATGGAAACGGAAACAACGAGAGCGCAGACGGAGGTGGCGGCGAATGA
- a CDS encoding cbb3-type cytochrome c oxidase subunit I produces MSDLPPMTSVKRWLVTTNHKDVGILYIATALFFLLLGGVLALLFRAHLWVPGGTGLLENMEFNQAVTAHGLLMVFWFLSPIASGFANYFVPLQIGAKDLAFPRLNALSYWFYLFSGILMGVSFFQGKTFAGGWTMYAPLNVPSFNTVMEATAGGNATVLALLLFVISITIGTVNFLVTIHRSRAEGLGLWNMPMFTWSWLLTIWMMLFAFAALLAALLLLSIDRVMLTQYFSTDQGSSLLWAHLFWFFGHPEVYIVFFPALGIMFETFQTFTGRRLVGRKWVIIAMVLVAVQSFLVWMHHMFLTAINLEIKTLFMATTIGISLPFDLMVFALIYTMVKGRVRFTTPFLFSLGALVLFILGGITGVFLGAVVLDYEFRGTYWVVAHFHYVMVSGVTALVAGIYYWWPKISGKMYSETLGKINFAVYFIGFNLLYFPMFLAWETPRRVFDYSEGAQIYHQASTVGAFVLGASFLIMFFTLGKSLLTGPDAPDNPWEYSRTAEWAIPSPPPLENWTDRPSYASGRLEFVDDAAAATDGGVATGHEATAADTAHEEHADHASIWPLGIGLGTFVFFLGLSGMTPYVYEFIQGTDHPPEHLADAAVDPSITYPILTLLGVGILGVSLFKFGVEEFNVPETAIAERWPFGGVGNTKFGVWVFLASDVVVFGGAIGAYVFMRLHGGWDNWHLDTITMAGLFNTYVLLTSSFTVILALAFAERKNKKAMLGSMVATVLLAFVFMGVKAFEYSSKFADGHYWFSGIDYSIYFVTTGLHALHVLLGVLVALFMIYRIVSVDAYLEDHRPVEFFGLYWHFVDIVWVFLFPLFYLM; encoded by the coding sequence ATGAGTGATCTACCGCCGATGACGTCGGTCAAGCGATGGCTGGTCACGACCAACCACAAGGACGTCGGGATCCTCTATATCGCCACAGCCTTGTTCTTCCTCCTGCTCGGAGGGGTGCTCGCGCTGCTCTTCCGCGCCCACCTCTGGGTGCCCGGCGGAACGGGACTGCTCGAGAACATGGAGTTCAACCAGGCCGTCACGGCCCACGGGCTGTTGATGGTCTTCTGGTTCCTCTCGCCGATCGCGTCCGGATTCGCGAACTACTTCGTCCCGCTACAGATCGGCGCGAAGGACCTCGCGTTCCCCCGACTGAACGCCCTGAGCTACTGGTTCTACCTGTTCTCGGGGATTCTGATGGGCGTCTCGTTCTTCCAGGGGAAGACGTTCGCCGGCGGCTGGACGATGTACGCGCCGCTGAACGTTCCGTCGTTTAACACGGTGATGGAGGCGACGGCCGGCGGGAACGCGACGGTACTCGCGCTCCTGCTGTTCGTCATCTCGATCACGATCGGGACGGTGAACTTCCTCGTCACCATTCACCGTTCGCGTGCGGAGGGCCTCGGCCTGTGGAACATGCCGATGTTCACGTGGTCGTGGCTGCTGACGATCTGGATGATGCTGTTCGCGTTCGCGGCGCTGCTCGCCGCGCTCCTGTTGCTGTCGATCGACCGCGTCATGCTCACGCAGTACTTCTCGACCGATCAGGGCTCGAGTCTGCTGTGGGCGCACCTGTTCTGGTTCTTCGGGCATCCGGAGGTGTACATCGTCTTCTTCCCCGCGCTGGGGATCATGTTCGAGACGTTCCAGACGTTCACGGGACGCCGCCTGGTCGGCCGCAAGTGGGTCATCATCGCGATGGTCCTCGTCGCGGTCCAGTCGTTCCTCGTCTGGATGCACCACATGTTCCTGACGGCGATCAACCTCGAGATCAAGACGCTGTTCATGGCGACGACCATCGGGATCTCGCTGCCCTTCGACCTGATGGTCTTCGCGCTGATCTACACGATGGTCAAGGGACGCGTACGGTTCACCACGCCGTTCCTGTTCAGCCTCGGGGCACTCGTCCTGTTCATCCTCGGCGGCATCACCGGGGTCTTCCTCGGCGCCGTCGTCCTGGACTACGAGTTCCGGGGCACCTACTGGGTCGTCGCTCACTTCCACTACGTGATGGTTTCGGGAGTCACCGCGCTGGTCGCCGGGATCTACTACTGGTGGCCGAAAATCAGCGGGAAGATGTACTCCGAGACCCTCGGAAAGATCAACTTCGCGGTCTACTTCATCGGGTTCAACCTGCTGTACTTCCCGATGTTCCTCGCCTGGGAGACGCCCCGTCGCGTCTTCGACTACAGCGAGGGCGCACAGATCTACCACCAGGCGTCGACCGTCGGGGCGTTCGTTCTCGGCGCGTCGTTCCTGATCATGTTCTTCACGCTCGGGAAGAGCCTGCTCACAGGGCCCGACGCACCCGATAACCCCTGGGAGTACTCCCGCACCGCCGAGTGGGCGATCCCCTCGCCCCCGCCGCTGGAGAACTGGACCGACCGACCCAGCTACGCCAGCGGCCGCCTCGAGTTCGTCGACGACGCGGCGGCCGCCACCGACGGCGGCGTCGCGACCGGACACGAAGCGACCGCTGCGGACACGGCCCACGAGGAACACGCCGATCACGCCAGCATCTGGCCGCTGGGGATCGGACTCGGAACGTTCGTGTTCTTCCTCGGGCTGTCCGGAATGACCCCGTACGTCTACGAGTTCATTCAGGGAACCGATCACCCGCCGGAGCACCTCGCCGACGCCGCAGTCGATCCGAGTATCACGTATCCGATCCTGACGCTCCTCGGCGTCGGGATCCTCGGCGTCTCGCTGTTCAAGTTCGGCGTCGAGGAGTTCAACGTGCCCGAGACGGCCATCGCCGAACGCTGGCCGTTCGGCGGCGTCGGTAACACGAAGTTCGGCGTCTGGGTCTTCCTCGCGTCGGACGTCGTCGTCTTCGGCGGCGCCATCGGGGCGTACGTCTTCATGCGCCTCCACGGCGGCTGGGATAACTGGCACCTCGACACGATCACGATGGCAGGGCTGTTCAACACCTACGTCCTGCTGACCTCGAGTTTCACCGTGATCCTGGCGCTCGCCTTCGCCGAACGGAAGAACAAGAAGGCCATGCTCGGCTCGATGGTCGCGACGGTCCTGTTGGCGTTCGTCTTCATGGGCGTCAAGGCCTTCGAGTACAGCAGCAAGTTCGCCGACGGTCACTACTGGTTCAGCGGGATCGATTACTCGATCTACTTCGTCACGACCGGGCTGCACGCGCTGCACGTGCTCCTCGGCGTGCTCGTCGCGCTGTTCATGATCTACCGGATCGTCAGCGTCGACGCCTATCTGGAGGACCACCGGCCGGTGGAGTTCTTCGGCCTCTACTGGCACTTCGTCGACATCGTCTGGGTCTTCCTCTTCCCGCTGTTCTACCTGATGTAG